One stretch of Chlamydia abortus DNA includes these proteins:
- the dapA gene encoding 4-hydroxy-tetrahydrodipicolinate synthase produces MKLLTASVTPFLPDHSIDFLSFENLLRFQERESHGVVLLGSTGESLSMTAKEKESLVSYACSLNLKVPIIVGVPGTSLHEASEWIHTCQSYPIYGFLITTPIYTKPGVHGQTLWFESLLNKANKPAILYNIPSRSGTTLYLDTVRSLAAHPFFYGLKDSGGSIKHCQEYAQMSSDFVLYCGDDGLWPQMYECGARGLISVLSNIWPKEAREWVEDPHHQYRADLWREVSSWLNQTTNPIAIKALLAYKQVIAHNTLRLPLSIQDLQCAESIPEIIKKMAQWKYSCAHV; encoded by the coding sequence ATGAAATTACTCACAGCTTCTGTTACGCCTTTCTTACCTGATCATTCTATAGATTTCTTAAGCTTTGAAAATCTCTTGCGTTTTCAAGAGAGAGAAAGCCATGGCGTTGTTCTTCTTGGTAGTACCGGAGAAAGCCTATCCATGACAGCAAAGGAAAAAGAATCCTTAGTTTCCTATGCATGTTCTTTAAATTTGAAGGTTCCCATAATTGTTGGTGTCCCAGGAACATCACTACATGAAGCTTCAGAGTGGATCCATACATGCCAGTCGTATCCTATTTACGGTTTTTTAATCACTACCCCTATTTATACTAAGCCCGGAGTACATGGTCAGACTCTTTGGTTTGAATCTCTGTTAAACAAAGCAAACAAGCCTGCAATTCTCTACAACATTCCCTCTAGATCAGGAACAACATTATATTTGGACACAGTACGCTCTCTGGCTGCTCACCCTTTTTTCTATGGTTTGAAAGACTCCGGAGGGTCGATTAAACATTGTCAAGAATACGCACAGATGAGTTCTGACTTTGTTCTTTATTGTGGTGACGATGGCCTATGGCCACAAATGTATGAGTGTGGAGCACGGGGATTAATTTCCGTTCTATCTAATATCTGGCCAAAAGAGGCACGTGAGTGGGTTGAAGATCCTCATCACCAGTATCGTGCGGACTTGTGGCGAGAAGTTTCTTCTTGGCTGAATCAGACAACGAACCCTATTGCTATTAAAGCACTATTGGCTTACAAGCAGGTGATTGCACATAACACGTTGCGCTTGCCTTTATCCATTCAGGACTTACAATGCGCGGAATCTATACCAGAAATTATAAAAAAAATGGCGCAATGGAAATACTCATGTGCTCACGTCTAG